From a single Trichocoleus desertorum ATA4-8-CV12 genomic region:
- a CDS encoding DUF697 domain-containing protein, which produces MAADQTSGDWQQTNLDVELENAIFSFEDIQAELNYKQAQDALRELVGHLDLTPQERAGLEPEIQGLERMLDKLDRSVVHIAVFGMVGRGKSSLLNALLGQDLFEVGPIHGVTQVIQSADWSLRREAVAGSDRDIIRVALPGTGDSRIELIDTPGIDEVDGEKREALARQVAKQADLILFLVAGDMTKVEYEALSELREASKPILLVFNKIDQYPDADRTAIYQKIRDERVKELLSPEEIVMAAASPLIAKAVRHPDGKMTAQLSRGIPEVGELKLKILEILHREGKSLVALNTMLYADDVNEQLVQRKMEIRDRSANQIIWNAVMTKAVAIALNPITVIDVLGSAAIDVALILTLSKLYGISMTQKSAINLLQKIALTMGGISASELLVTFGLSSLKGLLGVSATATGGLAIAPYISVAITQAGVAGVSTYGIGHITKAYLANGATWGPEGPKAVVTKILASLDEESILNRIKDELRAKLDLSTKRAQAKAKPLED; this is translated from the coding sequence ATTGCCGCTGACCAAACGAGTGGGGATTGGCAGCAGACCAACCTGGACGTAGAACTGGAGAACGCCATTTTTAGCTTTGAGGACATCCAGGCAGAACTGAATTACAAGCAAGCTCAAGATGCCCTGCGTGAGTTGGTAGGTCATCTAGATTTAACGCCGCAGGAACGTGCTGGACTGGAGCCAGAAATCCAAGGTCTAGAACGGATGCTGGACAAGCTAGATCGTTCTGTGGTGCATATTGCGGTGTTTGGCATGGTGGGGCGGGGGAAGTCTTCTTTGCTGAATGCGCTGCTTGGGCAAGACCTGTTTGAAGTTGGCCCGATCCACGGGGTGACGCAGGTGATTCAGAGCGCAGACTGGAGCTTGCGGCGGGAGGCTGTAGCAGGCAGCGATCGCGACATTATCCGAGTGGCGTTGCCAGGAACGGGGGATTCTCGGATTGAGCTGATTGATACGCCTGGGATTGATGAAGTGGATGGTGAAAAACGCGAAGCCTTGGCACGGCAGGTGGCGAAACAGGCAGATTTGATTCTGTTTCTGGTTGCGGGTGACATGACCAAGGTCGAGTACGAGGCGCTGTCCGAATTGCGAGAAGCTAGCAAGCCAATTCTGTTGGTATTTAACAAGATTGATCAATATCCCGATGCCGATCGCACAGCAATCTATCAGAAAATTCGGGATGAGCGAGTGAAGGAATTGCTCTCTCCTGAAGAGATTGTTATGGCAGCGGCTTCTCCCCTAATTGCCAAGGCTGTACGTCATCCAGATGGCAAAATGACGGCCCAGTTGAGCCGAGGAATCCCGGAAGTCGGAGAGTTGAAACTGAAAATTTTGGAGATTCTGCACCGAGAAGGCAAATCTCTGGTGGCCCTGAATACGATGCTCTACGCCGATGATGTTAACGAGCAACTGGTGCAGCGGAAGATGGAAATTCGCGATCGCAGTGCTAACCAGATTATTTGGAATGCGGTCATGACCAAAGCCGTGGCGATCGCCCTTAACCCCATTACCGTGATTGATGTTTTAGGAAGCGCCGCGATTGATGTGGCCCTGATTCTGACGCTATCGAAGCTTTACGGCATCTCCATGACCCAAAAAAGCGCTATTAATCTGTTGCAAAAAATTGCGCTAACGATGGGTGGCATTAGTGCCAGCGAGCTTCTAGTAACGTTTGGTTTGAGTTCTCTAAAGGGACTTCTGGGGGTTTCAGCTACGGCCACGGGAGGACTCGCGATCGCACCCTATATATCCGTTGCCATCACTCAGGCGGGGGTAGCAGGTGTTTCTACTTACGGGATCGGTCACATCACCAAAGCCTATCTCGCCAATGGAGCCACCTGGGGGCCAGAAGGACCAAAAGCCGTCGTAACTAAAATTTTGGCTTCCCTGGATGAAGAATCAATTCTGAACCGCATTAA